One Scomber scombrus chromosome 4, fScoSco1.1, whole genome shotgun sequence genomic region harbors:
- the nipbla gene encoding nipped-B-like protein A isoform X2 has translation MNGDMPHVPITTLAGIASLTDLLNQLPLPSPLPATTTKSLLYNGRIAEEVTCLLGCRDENLASQLAHGLNQVSTEHIELKDNLGSDEPEGDAPLLLQTMLARNPGIFREKNVMQQPMVQQYKITQNSMHSPAQSANFQPTAISPNPSSRFVAPQTGSSSRYMGQQNSPVPSPYTPQSPATGYIQQYPHQQPPSYNQHQQIQQVSVASPMVPGSIRNIHEGKVSGQMANAANHHSDRHGTEDYLNIVHRLGNEEGDSTMRNPPFPLRSPQSGCSPAGSEGTPKTGSRPPLILQSPPPYAPSPREGGPDQKQQLQQRKKTPAVKEEKDMYDIVSSPNKDSSKLTLKLSRVKSNESDTPGEVVPGMDQNSDNIEAELGFQQVPVLQQNLARLQQGSLAGGASGLQPPSSPYDEAELDALAEIERIEREAASEKCSKEVQDKDKPLKKRKQDSFPLEPGAGGPGGPTGAPGSGSTGGGNAGKLTPQEATAAGNGASRPPLMVSIDLQQAGRADGQLDPCLAAPIPALEAQRWPEEPASGPAAVEGSDTALRLKPDGRPEVIKNRVDKHDSRRDGRESSKHRHDEKSSDRRGDMPKSSNRGEPGRDRDRDSDRDRRHRSETGGRDRRSPDARCRSDRDRSGFRASSTGEPGRSSHRQDGSKPASSASGAKLPDSFPAQLLGGHSGALKNFQIPKIKRDKDGSGSNESQMWCQPKVKLERLGLVQDFEKRPKPVVVLKKLSVDQIQRIIRHSKSGKNRLSSGKSSKSGMDPAVLKELPPELLAEIESTMPLCERVKMNKRKRSTVNEKPKYAEVSSDEDANGESARKRQRRDKDRSWDMEERERRGSGEHRKSGQRDGRRGSGSRYRDSSEEDSPPPSMSEVARKMKMKEKQKKRKAYEPKLTHEELMDSSTFKRFLASIDNILENLEDVDFTAMAADDDEIPEEFLLGKHQLNELGSESAKIKAMGISSRIPADKLVKLLNILEKNIQDGSKLSTLMNHDHDAEDEEKLWRDLIMERVTKSADACLTALNIMTSLHMPKAVYIEDVIERVLQYTKFHLQNTLYPQYDPVYRVGPHGGGLLSSKAKRAKCSTHKQRVIVMLYNKVCDIVSNISELLEIQLLTDTTILQVSSMGITPFFVENVSELQLCAIKLVTAVFSRYEKHRQLILEEIFTSLARLPTSKRSLRNFRLNSSDQDGEPMYIQMVTALVLQLIQCVVHLPNDKDVFDEYDSKVDQDVLITNSYETAMRTAQNFLSVFLKKCGSKQGEEDYRPLFENFVQDLLSTVNKPEWPAAELLLSLLGRLLVHQFSNKQTEMALRVASLDYLGTVAARLRKDAVTSKMDQRSIDRILQESPGSDETQQLQKALLDYLEENAETDASLVFARKFYIAQWFRDATTEAEKSMRNQNPKDEDSSDGPQHAKEMETTGEIMQRAEKRKKFLRNIIKTMPAHFATLKMNSDTVDYDDSCLIVRYLASMRPFAQSFDIYLTQILRVLGESAIAVRTKAMKCLSEVVAVDPSILARSDMQRGVHGRLMDNSTSVREAAVELLGRFVLSRPQLTEQYYDMLIERILDTGISVRKRVIKILRDICLEQPTFTKITEMCVRMIRRVNDEEGIKKLVNETFQKLWFTPTPAHDKETMTRKILNITDVVAACRDTGYDWFEQLLQNLLKSEEDASYKPAKKACVQLVDNLVEHILKYEESLAENKGVNSTRLVACITTLYLFSKIRAQLMVKHAMTMQPYLTTKCNTANDFMVICNVAKILELVVPLMEHPSETFLATIEEDLMKLIIKYGMTVVQHCVSCLGAVVNKVTHNYKFVWACFNRFYGALNKLKIQHQEDPNSTTLVANKPFLLRSLFTVGALARHFDFDLEEFKGTNKVVIKEKVLELLLYFTKHEDEEVKTKAIIGLGFLVIMHPSQMFMPEVKTLYNGILADASSSINLKIQILKNLQTYLQEEDTRMQEADREWKKLSKQEDLKEMGDISSGMSSSIMQLYLKQVLEAFFHTQSSVRHFALNVIALTLNQGLIHPVQCVPYLIAMGTDPEPSMRNKADQQLVEIDKKYTGFIHMKAVAGMKMSYNLQQAIEMSRKTIIRGFRQDETHSALCSHLFSMIRGNRQHRRAFLISLLNLFDDSSKTEVNMLLFIADNLACFPYQSQEEPLFIMHHIDICLSVSGSNLLQTFKELLLKEPRRKEKKPKWKHTSDGEDEEEKMNCDSPRSNEDENGNSDDDVVRRPKKARKPVEDSESSESDLEDLKVDDAEKVMRLLPDNPSGLLDFANAVQGILLLLVLKQHLKNQYGFSDGKIQKYSPTESAKVYDKAVNRKSNVSFHPRQSIDFISNNLAHATLTGDVKRRIVKQYLDFKVLMEHLDPDEEDEEGEASASANIRNKAINALLGGMGPISGPSPRNQAGPETDDDYSDGDERTPGSSRRSRRAGDPSDPGRMSETVDAMDVIALFCPKYKDRPQIARVIQRMSNGYSIHWMAGSYSGPWADAKKRDGRKQVPWVDTIKESDIIYKKIALTSNHKLSNKVVQTLRSLYAAREGGAS, from the exons ATGAATGGGGATATGCCTCATGTTCCCATCACCACTCTCGCTGGGATCGCTAGCCTCACAGACT TGTTGAACCAGCTgcccctcccttcccctctccCGGCCACCACCACTAAGAGCCTCCTGTATAATGGGAGGATAGCAGAGGAAGTTACCTGCCTACTTGGCTGTCGGGATGAGAATTTGGCCTCCCAGCTAGCCCATGGTCTCAACCAGGTCTCCACAGAGCACAT agaGTTGAAGGACAACCTGGGTAGCGATGAGCCAGAGGGAGATGcaccactgctgctgcagaCCATGCTGGCCAGGAACCCTGGCATCTTCAGGGAGAAAA ATGTCATGCAGCAGCCAATGGTACAACAGTACAAGATCACCCAAAATTCCATGCATAGCCCGGCCCAGTCTGCAAACTTCCAGCCGACGGCAATTTCTCCCAATCCATCAAG CCGCTTTGTGGCTCCGCAGACTGGTTCCAGTAGTCGTTATATGGGCCAGCAGAATAGTCCAGTGCCTAGCCCTTACACTCCACAAAGCCCTGCCACTGGTTACATACAGCAGTATCCCCACCAACAACCACCCAGCTACAACCAACACCAACAGATACAAcaag TGTCTGTAGCCAGTCCCATGGTTCCAGGCAGCATAAGAAATATCCATGAGGGCAAAGTATCGGGGCAGATGGCCAATGCTGCCAACCATCACTCAGACAGACATGGCACAGAGGACTACCTGAACATTGTGCACCGACTGGGCAATGAG GAGGGTGACTCCACCATGAGGAATCCTCCTTTTCCTTTGAGGTCTCCACAGTCAGGCTGCTCTCCAGCAGGGAGTGAAGGAACGCCTAAAA CGGGTTCTCGTCCTCCACTGATTCTGCAGTCACCACCTCCCTATGCACCCTCACCAAGGGAGGGGGGACCTGACCAGAAACAGCAGCTCCAGCAAAGGAAGAAAACCCCAGCagtgaaagaggagaaagatatGTACGACATTGTTAGCTCTCCAAACAAGGACTCCAGCAAACTTACCCTCAAACTGTCCAGGGTCAAGTCAAATGAGTCTGACACCCCAG GTGAGGTTGTGCCAGGCATGGACCAGAACTCTGACAACATAGAGGCAGAATTGGGCTTTCAGCAGGTGCCTGTCCTCCAGCAAAACCTAGCCCGGCTGCAACAGGGCTCCCTGGCAGGTGGTGCTAGCGGTCTCCAGCCACCCAGTTCCCCTTACGACGAGGCAGAGTTAGACGCACTTGCTGAAATTGAAAGGATAGAACGAGAGGCGGCTAGTGAGAAGTGTTCCAAGGAGGTGCAAGATAAAG ACAAGCCACTgaagaagaggaaacaagaTTCTTTTCCCTTGGAGCCAGGCGCGGGGGGACCAGGTGGCCCCACAGGTGCTCCAGGCAGTGGATCGACAGGAGGGGGCAATGCAGGCAAACTGACCCCGCAAGAGGCCACAGCAGCTGGGAACGGTGCCAGCCGACCTCCCCTCATGGTGAGCATCGATCTCCAGCAGGCTGGCCGAGCTGATGGCCAGCTCGACCCCTGTCTGGCTGCCCCTATTCCAGCCCTTGAGGCCCAACGCTGGCCCGAGGAACCAGCTAGTGGGCCTGCTGCAGTGGAGGGTTCTGACACGGCTTTGCGGTTGAAACCAGATGGAAGGCCGGAAGTCATCAAGAACAGGGTAGATAAACATGACAGCAGGAGAGATGGTCGGGAGTCATCTAAGCACCGGCATGATGAGAAGTCCTCAGACAGACGGGGAGATATGCCCAAGTCATCAAACCGAGGCGAACCTGGCCGAGACAGGGACCGAGATTCTGACAGGGACAGAAGGCATCGGAGCGAGACTGGTGGTCGAGACCGACGCTCCCCCGATGCTCGCTGCCGAAGTGACCGAGATCGGTCTGGCTTCCGGGCTTCTTCCACTGGAGAGCCCGGTCGGAGCAGCCATAGGCAAGACGGTTCCAAACCGGCCTCATCTGCCTCCGGTGCTAAACTTCCAGATTCTTTCCCTGCTCAGCTCCTGGGAGGGCATAGTGGCGCTCTGAAGAACTTCCAGATCCCTAAG ATCAAACGCGACAAGGATGGTAGCGGTTCAAACGAAAGTCAAATGTGGTGCCAGCCAAAGGTTAAACTGGAGAGGCTGGGTTTGGTGCAGGACTTTGAGAAGAGGCCCAAGCCTGTGGTGGTTCTGAAGAAGCTCTCCGTCGACCAGATCCAGAGGATCATTCGGCACAGCAAGTCAGGAAAGAACAGGCTCTCCTCAGGAAAGTCTAGCAAGA GTGGTATGGACCCGGCAGTTCTGAAAGAGCTTCCTCCAGAGCTGCTGGCAGAGATCGAGTCCACCATGCCCCTGTGTGAAAGAGTTAAGATGAACAAGCGGAAACGAAGTACTGTAAATGAGAAGCCAAAATACGCTGAAGTCAGCTCGGATGAAGACGCAAATGGAGAAT CTGCAAGGAAGCGTCAGCGTCGAGACAAAGACAGGTCCTGGGACATGGAGGAGAGGGAGCGCCGGGGTTCAGGGGAACATCGGAAAAGCGGGCAGCGGGATGGCCGGAGAGGTTCCGGGAGCCGCTACCGAGACTCCTCCGAAGAAGATTCACCACCACCCAGCATGAGTGAAG TTGCCAGAAAAATGAAGATGAAGGAAAAGCAGAAGAAACGGAAAGCATATGAACCTAAGCTTACCCATGAAGAGCTGATGGACTCGTCCACATTCAAGAGGTTCTTGGCAAGCATTGACAACATATTGGAGAATCTGGAGGATGTAGATTTTACTGCCATGG CGGCAGATGATGATGAGATACCTGAGGAATTTCTACTGGGTAAACACCAGTTAAATGAGCTGGGCAGTGAGTCCGCCAAGATAAAGGCCATGGGCATCTCCAGCAGG ATCCCAGCAGACAAGCTGGTGAAGCTGCTGAACATACTGGAAAAGAATATCCAGGATGGGTCCAAGCTTTCCACCCTGATGAACCAT GACCATGATGCAGAGGATGAGGAAAAGCTGTGGAGAGACCTCATAATGGAGAGAGTCACAAAGTCAGCAGACGCCTGCCTAACGGCCCTTAATATTATGACCTCATTGCACATGCCGAAGGCTGTCTACATAGAAGACGTCATAGAGCGGGTGCTACAATACACCAAGTTCCATCTCCAGAACACATTGTATCCACAGTATGACCCCGTCTACAGGGTTGGTCCGCATGGAG GTGGCTTGTTGAGCTCCAAGGCAAAACGTGCGAAATGCTCCACACACAAGCAACGTGTAATAGTCATGTTGTACAACAAAGTGTGCGACATCGTCAGCAACATATCTGAGCTACTAGAGATCCAGCTACTTACAGACACCACCATCCTCCag GTGTCTTCAATGGGAATCACTCCATTCTTTGTGGAAAATGTCAGTGAGCTACAGCTGTGTGCCATTAAACTAGTGACAGca GTGTTCTCACGTTATGAGAAGCATCGGCAGCTGATATTGGAGGAGATCTTCACGTCTTTGGCCAGACTGCCCACCAGCAAACGCTCCCTCAGGAACTTCAG GCTGAATAGCTCAGACCAGGATGGAGAACCAATGTACATCCAAATGGTGACAGCCCTGGTGCTGCAGCTCATCCAGTGTGTGGTCCACTTACCCAACGACAAAGACGTCTTTGATGAGTACGACAGCAAG gtgGATCAAGATGTGTTGATAACCAATTCGTATGAGACAGCAATGAGAACAGCACAGAACTTCCTCTCAGTCTTCCTCAAGAA ATGTGGCAGTAAGCAAGGAGAAGAAGATTACCGGCCATTGTTTGAGAATTTTGTCCAGGACCTGCTCTCTACAGTTAATAAACCAGAGTGGCCGGCTGCAGAACTGTTGCTCAGTCTGCTTGGGAGACTACTG GTGCACCAGTTCAGTAATAAGCAGACAGAGATGGCTCTGAGAGTAGCATCTTTAGACTACCTAGGCACAGTGGCTGCCCGCCTTAGGAAGGATGCAGTAACCAGCAAGATGGACCAGAGATCTATTGATCGAATTCTTCAAGAG TCTCCAGGTAGTGATGAGACCCAGCAGCTGCAGAAGGCTCTGCTGGACTACTTGGAAGAGAATGCTGAGACCGATGCTTCACTGGTG TTTGCTAGAAAGTTCTACATTGCCCAGTGGTTTCGGGATGCTACCACAGAAGCCGAAAAGTCCATGCGGAACCAAAATCCGAAGGATGAGGACTCATCAGATGGACCACAACATGCCAAGGAGATGGAGACCACTGGTGAAATTATGCAGCGTGCTGAGAAGCGCAAGAAGTTCCTGCGCAACATCATCAAGACCATGCCAGCTCATTTTGCCACACTGAA aATGAACTCTGACACTGTGGACTATGATGACTCCTGTCTGATCGTGCGTTATTTGGCCTCCATGAGGCCGTTCGCCCAGAgctttgatatttatttaacacag atcTTGCGAGTCCTTGGGGAAAGTGCCATTGCTGTACGAACTAAAGCCATGAAATGTCTGTCTGAGGTTGTGGCTGTGGACCCCAGCATATTGGCGAGG tcGGACATGCAGCGTGGTGTCCACGGTCGTTTGATGGACAACTCCACAAGTGTGCGAGAGGCAGCTGTAGAGCTGCTGGGCAGATTTGTGCTCAGCAGACCCCAACTCACTGAGCAGTACTACGACATGCTTATAGAGAGGATACTG GACACTGGTATCAGCGTGAGGAAACGGGTGATCAAGATTCTCAGAGACATCTGTCTGGAGCAGCCAACCTTCACTAAGATTACTGAGATGTGTGTGAGGATGATCCGCAGGGTCAATGATGAGGAAGGTATCAAG AAACTGGTGAATGAGACATTCCAGAAGCTGTGGTTTACTCCAACTCCAGCCCATGACAAAGAGACCATGACCAGAAAGATCCTCAACATCACTGATGTT GTGGCAGCGTGCCGAGACACCGGCTATGACTGGTTTGAGCAGCTTCTTCAGAAt CTTCTCAAGTCTGAGGAAGATGCATCATATAAGCCGGCCAAAAAGGCCTGTGTTCAGCTAGTCGACAATCTGGTAGAACACATCCTCAAATATGAGGAGTCTCTTGCAG AGAACAAGGGTGTAAACTCAACACGGCTAGTTGCGTGTATCACCACCTTGTACTTGTTCAGCAAGATCAGGGCCCAGCTCATGGTCAAACATGCAATGACCATGCAGCCTTACCTGACCACAAAGTGTAAC ACTGCCAATGACTTCATGGTCATCTGTAACGTGGCAAAGATATTGGAGCTTGTGGTACCTCTGATGGAGCACCCCAGTGAAACTTTCCTTGCCACCATCGAGGAAGACCTCATGAAGCTCATCATCAAATACGGCATGACT GTGGTCCAGCACTGTGTGAGCTGTCTTGGAGCTGTTGTTAACAAAGTCACGCACAACTACAAGTTTGTCTGGGCTTGCTTCAACAGATTCTATG GTGCACTTAACAAGCTGAAGATTCAGCATCAAGAGGATCCAAACAGCACAACGTTAGTAGCGAACAAGCCTTTCCTACTGCGGTCGCTCTTCACTGTGGGTGCGCTAGCCCGACACTTTGACTTTGACCTGGAGGAGTTCAAGGGCACCAACAAG GTTGTTATCAAGGAGAAAGTTCTTGAGCTGCTGCTATACTTCACCAAACACGAGGATGAGGAAGTCAAGACCAAAGCCATCATCGGCTTAG GGTTCCTCGTAATCATGCATCCCAGCCAGATGTTTATGCCAGAGGTGAAGACCTTGTACAATGGCATTCTGGCCGATGCCTCCTCTTCCATCAACCTCAAAATCCAGATCCTCAAAAACCTCCAGACGTACCTTCAGGAGGAGGACACACGGATGCAGGAAGCTGATAGAGAAT GGAAGAAACTCTCAAAACAGGAGGATCTGAAGGAGATGGGAGACATATCTTCAGGGATGAGCAGCTCCATTATGCAGCTTTATCTGAAACAGGTGTTGGAGGCGTTCTTTCATACCCAGTCCAGTGTACGGCACTTTGCTCTCAACGTCATTGCTCTCACACTCAACCAGGGTCTCATCCATCCTGTTCAG TGTGTGCCCTACCTCATTGCCATGGGAACAGACCCTGAGCCCAGCATGAGGAACAAAGCTGACCAGCAGCTGGTGGAGATTGACAAGAAGTACACAGGATTCATCCAT ATGAAGGCAGTTGCTGGAATGAAGATGTCATACAATTTGCAACAGGCCATTGAAATGTCTCGTAAGACCATCATAAGAGGTTTTAGACAGGACGAGACCCACTCAGCACTCTGCTCCCACCTCTTCAGCATGATCCGGGGGAACAGGCAGCACCGGAGGGCTTTCCTCATCTCACTGCTAAACCTCTTTGATGACAGTTCG aAGACAGAAGTAAACATGCTGCTGTTCATTGCGGACAACCTGGCCTGTTTCCCATACCAGAGCCAGGAGGAGCCTCTCTTCATCATGCACCACATAgacatctgtctgtctgtgtctggcAGCAATCTGTTGCAAACCTTCAAAGAG CTTCTGTTGAAGGAGCCCAGGCGTAAGGAGAAGAAGCCGAAGTGGAAGCATACGTCGGATggggaggatgaagaggaaaaaatgaattGCGACTCTCCCAGGAGCAATGAAGACGAAAACGGCAACAGTGACGACGATGTGGTACGGCGGCCCAAAAAGGCCAGAAAACCAGTAGAAGACTCAGAGAGTTCAGAGTCTGATCTGGAGGATTTGAAGGTGGACGATGCGGAAAAAGTAATGAGGCTCCTCCCAGACAATCCCTCAGGGCTCTTGGACTTCGCTAATGCAGTTCAGGGCATCCTGTTGCTACTGGTGCTCAAACAGCATCTGAAGAACCAGTACGGATTCTCTGATGG TAAAATTCAGAAGTACTCCCCAACGGAGTCTGCCAAGGTGTACGATAAGGCAGTGAACAGAAAAAGCAATGTTAGCTTCCACCCACGACAATCCATCGACTTCATCTCCAACAACTTGGCTCACGCCACATTGACAGGCGATGTCAAAAGGCGGATTGTCAAACAGTACCTAGAT TTCAAGGTTCTGATGGAGCATCTGGACCCAGacgaggaggatgaagagggagaAGCGTCTGCCAGTGCTAACATCAGAAACAAAGCCATAAACGCCCTACTGGGAGGCATGGGCCCCATATCAGGACCCAGTCCACGCAATCAGGCAGGACCAGAGACAGATGATGACTATAGTGATGGCGATGAAAGGACCCCAGGG TCCTCTCGAAGGTCAAGGCGAGCAGGTGACCCCTCAGACCCCGGCCGGATGAGCGAGACAGTGGATGCTATGGATGTGATCGCCCTTTTCTGCCCCAAGTACAAGGACCGGCCGCAAATTGCTCGAGTCATCCAGAGGATGTCCAATGGATACAGCATCCACTGGATGGCCGGCTCCTATTCGGGGCCCTGGGCAGATGCCAAGAAACGCGATGGCCGCAAACAGGTGCCTTGGGTGGACACTATTAAGGAGTCGGACATCATTTACAAGAAGATTGCCTTGACCAGCAACCACAAACTGAGCAACAAAGTAGTACAGACTTTACGCTCACTGTATGCAGCGCGGGAAGGAGGGGCTAGCTAA